The Enterobacter asburiae genomic sequence CCCGGGCGACCCGGCCAACACCGTTGCACCCGTCGGACGTCTGAAGCTGGTTAAGGCGGAAGGCAAAGACGTGCAGCGTGGCGATGACGGCATGTTCCGTCTGACCCAGGCGGCGCAGGCGACGCGTGGTGCCACGTTACAGGCCGATCCGAGCATCCGCGTGATGTCCGGCGTTCTGGAAGGCAGCAACGTCAAGCCGGTAGCCGCCATGAGCGACATGATTGCCAGCGCCCGTCGTTTTGAAATGCAGATGAAGATTATCAGCAGCGTGGATGAAAATGCGGGCAAAGCTAACCAACTTCTGGCTATGAGTTAACAGGACTCCTTATGATCAGTTCTTTATGGATCGCGAAAACTGGCCTGGACGCCCAGCAAACCAATATGGACGTGATTGCCAACAACCTGGCAAACGTGAGCACCAATGGTTTCAAGCGTCAGCGTGCCGTTTTCGAAGATTTGCTTTATCAAACCATCCGCCAGCCGGGCGCGCAGTCTTCTGAACAGACGACGCTGCCGTCGGGCCTGCAGATTGGTACCGGCGTTCGCCCGGTGGCTACCGAGCGTCTGCACAGCCAGGGCAACCTGTCACAGACCAACAACAGTAAAGACGTGGCAATCAAAGGCCAGGGCTTCTTCCAGGTGCAGCTGCCTGACGGGACCTCTGCCTATACCCGCGACGGTTCGTTCCAGGTCGATCAGAACGGCCAGCTGGTGACGGCGGGCGGTTTCCAGGTTCAGCCTGCGATCACCATCCCGGCGAACGCCCTGAGCATCACCATCGGACGTGACGGTGTGGTCAGCGTAACCCAGCAGGGACAGGCCGCGCCGGTTCAGGTTGGGCAGCTCAACCTGACCACCTTCATGAACGATACCGGTCTGGAAAGCATTGGTGAGAACCTCTACACCGAAACGCAATCCTCCGGTACGCCTAATGAGAGCACCCCGGGCCTGAACGGTGCGGGCCTGCTGTACCAGGGCTATGTTGAAACGTCCAACGTGAACGTGGCGGAAGAGCTGGTGAATATGATCCAGGTCCAGCGCGCGTATGAAATTAACAGTAAAGCAGTGTCGACGACCGACCAGATGCTGCAGAAACTGACGCAACTCTAAGGTGTAGCCCGGTGCGGTAAACGCCGCACCGGCTCCCTGTTTTCGAAGATGAAGGCAATGCAAAAAAACGCGGCGTTTCGTTATCCGATACTGACTGTTCTGGCTGTCACCCTCAGCGGGTGTGCTTTGATCCCGTCTAAACCATTGGTCCAGGGTGCGACGACTGCCCAACCCGTTCCTGGCCCAGCGCCAGTGGTAAACGGCTCCATTTTCCAGACCGCGCAGCCGATTAATTACGGCTATCAGCCGCTGTTTGAAGATCGCCGCCCGCGTAACGTCGGCGATACATTGACCATTGTGCTGCAGGAAAACGTCAGCGCGAGCAAGAGCTCGTCGGCTAACGCCAGCCGCGATGGTAAAACCAATTTTGGCTTCGATACCGTGCCACGCTATCTCGAAGGGCTGTTCGGCAACGCGCGTGCTGATGTGAACGCGTCCGGCGGCAACACCTTTAACGGCAAAGGCGGCGCGAACGCCAGCAACACCTTCAGCGGTACGCTGACGGTCACGGTTGACCAGGTCCTGGTTAACGGCAACTTGCACGTTGTGGGTGAAAAACAGATCGCCATCAACCAGGGCACTGAATTCATTCGCTTCTCGGGCGTGGTTAACCCTCGCACCATCAGCGGCACCAACACCGTTCCGTCCACCCAGGTGGCGGATGCGCGCATTGAGTACGTCGGTAACGGCTATATCAATGAAGCGCAAAATATGGGTTGGCTGCAGCGCTTCTTCCTTAATTTATCGCCGATGTAAGCGAGGTGACCCATGTTTAAATCGATCTTCGCCGTGGCGCTTGCGCTGGTGGCCACGTTTGCCCAGGCTGACCGTATTCGCGACCTCACCAGCGTTCAGGGCGTCCGTGAAAACTCCCTGATTGGCTATGGCCTGGTGGTGGGTCTGGATGGTACCGGTGACCAGACGACCCAGACGCCGTTCACCACCCAAAGCCTGAACAACATGCTTTCCCAGCTCGGCATTACCGTGCCGGCGGGAACCAACATGCAGCTGAAAAACGTGGCCGCGGTAATGGTCACCGCGTCCTACCCGGCGTTTGCGCGTCAGGGGCAGACCATTGATGTGGTGGTCTCCTCAATGGGTAATGCCAAAAGCCTGCGCGGCGGTACGCTGCTGATGACCCCGCTGAAAGGCGTTGATAGCCAGGTCTACGCGCTGGCGCAGGGGAACATTCTGGTTGGCGGTGCGGGTGCATCCGCAGGCGGAAGCAGCGTGCAGGTGAACCAGCTGAACGGTGGACGCATCACCAACGGTGCGATCATTGAGCGTGAACTGCCGACCCAGTTTGGCGCGGGCAACACCATTAACCTGCAGCTTAATAATGAAGACTTCACGATGGCGCAGCAAATTGCCGATACCATCAACCGCAGCCGCGGATACGGTAACGCAACGGCACTCGATGCGCGCACCGTGCAGATCCGCACCTCCACAGGCAGCAGCAACCAGGTGCGCATGCTGGCGGATATCCAGAATATGGAAGTAAACGTTCCGGTTCAGGATGCGAAAGTGATCATCAACTCCCGTACCGGCTCGGTGGTGATGAACCGGGAAGTGTCGCTGGACAGCTGCGCCGTGGCGCAGGGGAATCTCTCCGTGACGGTAAACCGCTCCGCGAACGTGAGCCAGCCGAATACGCCATTTGGTGGCGGTCAGACGGTGGTGACGCCGCAAACGCAGATTGATATGCGTCAGAGCGGCGGGTCGCTGCAGAGCGTTCGCTCCAGCGCTAACCTGAACAGCGTGGTGCGTGCCCTGAACGCCCTGGGCGCAACGCCGATGGATCTGATGTCCATCCTGCAATCCATGCAAAGCGCGGGCTGCCTGCGCGCCAAACTGGAAATCATCTAATGCTGACCGATAGCAAACTGTTGACCAGTGCAGCCTGGGACGCCCAGTCGCTCAACGAACTGAAAACCAAAGCAGGTAAAGACCCGGCGGCGAACATCCGCCCGGTTGCCCGCCAGGTGGAAGGGATGTTTGTACAGATGATGCTGAAAAGCATGCGCGAAACCCTGCCGAAAGACGGGATGTTCAGCAGTGATTCAACGCGTCTCTACACCAGCATGTATGACCAGCAGATTGCGCAGCAGATGACCGCTGGTAAAGGCCTCGGTCTGGCTGACATGATTGTGAAACAGACCGAAGCCGCGCAGGGCGTTCAGCCTCAGGATCAGACGCAGCAGGTGCCGATGAAGTTCGACCTGGAAACGGTGACCAGTTATCAGAACCAGGCTCTGACGCAAATGGTGCGTAAAGCGATGCCAAAAGCCACGGGCAGCGGCGATGAGCCGCTCTCCGGTGACAGCAAAGATTTCCTGGCGCAGCTTTCTCTGCCTGCGCGTCTTGCCAGCGAACAGAGCGGCGTGCCGCATCACCTGATTCTGGCGCAGGCCGCGCTGGAGTCGGGCTGGGGCCAGCGTCAGATCCGCAAGGAAAACGGCGAGCCGAGCTTCAACATCTTCGGCGTGAAGGCCACCTCCAGCTGGAAGGGGCCAACAACGGAGATCACGACCACCGAATACGAGAACGGTGCGGCGGTGAAGGTCAAAGCAAAATTCCGCGTCTACAGCTCCTATCTGGAAGCATTGTCCGACTACGTTGGCCTGCTGAGCCGAAATCCGCGTTATACCGCCGTTACGCAGGCGGCGACGGCGGAGCAGGGCGCACAGGCCTTACAAAACGCGGGCTACGCGACTGACCCGAACTATGCACGCAAGCTCACCAGCATGATCCAGCAGCTGAAATCCATGGGCGAGAAGGTCAGCAAAGCCTATAGCACAGATATTGAAAATCTGTTCTGAAAGTTCTCAAGTCCCGGTGGAGGTTGCCGATAACCTTCATCAGGACTCGTGTCTGAACGTATAAAAGGAACCCCCATGTCCAGTTTGATTAACAGCGCCATGAGTGGCCTCAGTGCTGCGCAGTCGGCACTCAATACCGTCAGTAATAATATTTCAAGCTATAACGTGGCAGGTTACACCCGCCAGACCACTGTGCTGGGCGCATCTAACAGCACGCTGACCGGCGGTGGCTGGGTGGGTAACGGGGTTTATGTCTCCGGTGTCCAGCGTGAGTATGACGCCTTCATCACCAACCAGCTGCGCGCCGCGCAGACGCAGAGCAGCGGTCTGACGACGCGCTATCAGCAGATGTCAAAAATCGATGATGTGCTCTCCGATACCACCAACTCGCTCTCCACCACCCTGCAGGACTTCTTCAAAAGCCTGCAAACCCTGGTGAGCAACGCGGAAGACCCGGCTGCACGTCAGACGGTGCTGGGTAAAGCGAGTGGTCTGGTCAATCAGTTTAAAACCAACGATCAGTATCTCCGTGACCAGGATGCGCAGGTGAATACCGCCATCTCAAGCAGCGTGTCTCAGATCAACAACTACGCGGCGCAGATTGCGAACCTGAACGATCAGATCTCCCGTCTGACCGGCGTTGGCGCAGGCGCGTCACCTAACGATCTTCTTGACCAGCGCGATCAGCTCGTGACTGAACTGAACAAAATCGTGGGTGTAGAAGTATCCGT encodes the following:
- the flgG gene encoding flagellar basal-body rod protein FlgG, which encodes MISSLWIAKTGLDAQQTNMDVIANNLANVSTNGFKRQRAVFEDLLYQTIRQPGAQSSEQTTLPSGLQIGTGVRPVATERLHSQGNLSQTNNSKDVAIKGQGFFQVQLPDGTSAYTRDGSFQVDQNGQLVTAGGFQVQPAITIPANALSITIGRDGVVSVTQQGQAAPVQVGQLNLTTFMNDTGLESIGENLYTETQSSGTPNESTPGLNGAGLLYQGYVETSNVNVAEELVNMIQVQRAYEINSKAVSTTDQMLQKLTQL
- the flgH gene encoding flagellar basal body L-ring protein FlgH; its protein translation is MQKNAAFRYPILTVLAVTLSGCALIPSKPLVQGATTAQPVPGPAPVVNGSIFQTAQPINYGYQPLFEDRRPRNVGDTLTIVLQENVSASKSSSANASRDGKTNFGFDTVPRYLEGLFGNARADVNASGGNTFNGKGGANASNTFSGTLTVTVDQVLVNGNLHVVGEKQIAINQGTEFIRFSGVVNPRTISGTNTVPSTQVADARIEYVGNGYINEAQNMGWLQRFFLNLSPM
- a CDS encoding flagellar basal body P-ring protein FlgI, which produces MFKSIFAVALALVATFAQADRIRDLTSVQGVRENSLIGYGLVVGLDGTGDQTTQTPFTTQSLNNMLSQLGITVPAGTNMQLKNVAAVMVTASYPAFARQGQTIDVVVSSMGNAKSLRGGTLLMTPLKGVDSQVYALAQGNILVGGAGASAGGSSVQVNQLNGGRITNGAIIERELPTQFGAGNTINLQLNNEDFTMAQQIADTINRSRGYGNATALDARTVQIRTSTGSSNQVRMLADIQNMEVNVPVQDAKVIINSRTGSVVMNREVSLDSCAVAQGNLSVTVNRSANVSQPNTPFGGGQTVVTPQTQIDMRQSGGSLQSVRSSANLNSVVRALNALGATPMDLMSILQSMQSAGCLRAKLEII
- the flgJ gene encoding flagellar assembly peptidoglycan hydrolase FlgJ yields the protein MLTDSKLLTSAAWDAQSLNELKTKAGKDPAANIRPVARQVEGMFVQMMLKSMRETLPKDGMFSSDSTRLYTSMYDQQIAQQMTAGKGLGLADMIVKQTEAAQGVQPQDQTQQVPMKFDLETVTSYQNQALTQMVRKAMPKATGSGDEPLSGDSKDFLAQLSLPARLASEQSGVPHHLILAQAALESGWGQRQIRKENGEPSFNIFGVKATSSWKGPTTEITTTEYENGAAVKVKAKFRVYSSYLEALSDYVGLLSRNPRYTAVTQAATAEQGAQALQNAGYATDPNYARKLTSMIQQLKSMGEKVSKAYSTDIENLF